Genomic segment of Arachis stenosperma cultivar V10309 chromosome 4, arast.V10309.gnm1.PFL2, whole genome shotgun sequence:
ggATTTTGGTTTTTGgtagaatttaattaaaaaaaatcaaagaatcaCATATATGACTATTAATAACAACAAATCAAGATTGAGAATTAAGATTTTTAATAATTGTGTTTATATATTCAAGTATGCTTTCacttttagatttttttaataatttaatatagaTTATCCTAGTAGAGTTAGAGCTCTCGGAATTCCAACAATATATTCTTGACACAATTATGAAacatgtatatataaaattttaagaacTTATAAGTTTAgcttttcaatttttcaatgATTTCGTGGTATGTTTTTCTTATAGACTTATTAGTTCATTATCACAAATATTTTTCATGGTATGTTTTTTATCAAAAGCTTACTTGGTATTTTATGTTCTTTAGAAACAGAtaaatctgttataaaatttttaaagatttatttatCATCTTATCCTATTAGTCTATATATAAAGTCTTGAAAATGGAAAAAATTTTCATGCGAAAACCTCATATGAAACTTTAGTTAGATCAAATCAAGTTAATTCCTTCATAATTAGATCAATATTGGTAGTCCAAtcagaataaaataataacaattatgTTATACAAATACTAAAAACTAGTtactatataaaaatattttttagttttattaaaataaattatgttatattactgtaaaaacatttaattattctaatatattaaatttaattattacaGTGATGCTGATTATTTTCTGTTCGTTAGTCGGCTTCTGAACAGGTCGGGTGGACAGAAGATGCAAAGGTGGATAGATGAGGGTGTCTTAGTCCTGGATGCGCTGATCGAGGGTTTGCCGAGCTGGCGAGCACTTGAGTTGGTGAACGGAcgaggggggtgccacctgcaaagacactccgacgctcaagtcagaaatCGTACAAGCAGGGGGAGTGATGTAGAaagtgacgtacctcgggggaagagccaatcttccccttatatacatgtcagtagtgggccccttaCGTGACAGGCCCATATTCCCAAGGACGCTGTCCTGCAGCACGTGTGCGGTCCGTACAGGAAGTGTGTCCGGGTCGGTTGTAGGGCGCGTGCCCGGGTCGGGTGTTACATGGGTCGGGTCGGCCCAAAGCTGGTTCTGGGCcgggccgtaacagtgcccccacgcgccaatggTGGTCGTGGGAGCTACCAATGGCGTGTCGTCTCGTATCTCGTCTAGTCGGTTGCTCGTGGGGAGGACGTGCCCCCAAGGCGCGTCTCTTGGTTGTTCAAACAACCGTTTCATCGCCTCGTTTCCTGCGCCGGGCattgaatgctcataatggggtgaAAAACCCCGTTTGAAAAGACCGTTTTGCCCCCAGGCGTTTCGCGCTCTGGAGGCAGCTTTTAAACGAGCGGTTTTggtatttctttattttatgtacTTTTTCCGCACCCTCTATTCTCCCTTCTCCCTCCTTGCTACAAGGCTTTGCTGTGGTGCCTCCGTTcgggtttcttgcattttaccAGATTCAACCCCATCTTCCTCTCACCAATTCAGGTAATTTTTTCTGATCATCCTCCCTTTTATGCATTACTTCTGCATGCTTGTTATTTGGTTCTTTTGATGTTACTGCATAGCCTTAGTTGCGAGTAGACGTGTTAGGGGGGAAAGTACCATTCTAGGGTAGGCTTTTTCTCGTTCCTTTAGTCTTTTAGTCTTGTTTGTCGTTAGTCGGGAAGTCGTGGGGGGTGGTGTTTGTTTTCGGCCTGAGTAACCGATCTCTTAGACTAACTGGATGGTACCCCCATGTAGATATGGCCCGCACGGTCTCCCGAGCATCCGTTAACCCGGCGGCTTACGACCAGTATGCTTGGGTCGTCTCAGATGTAAGGGATTCACCCAACCAAATGAGCGAagaggagctcaccgagttccgacaagccgGGTACTTGTGTGGCGGGACTGACGAGGAGGCCAATTATGACGCCTTCGTCCCGGCCGCTCACGAGCGGTTGTATGAAATCAACTTCCAACCCCGCCAGGTcgccgactggatttggttctacaaGGCCATGTTCACTCAAGTCGGAGTTCGTATTCCGTTCTCAGCCTTTCAGATGGCGCTCTTAAACCGAATTTCTGTGTCaccgtcgcagttgcatccgaacagttgggcttcgatccgctgtttcgagatggtttgtGAATATCTCGACCTGCCGGTCTCCGTAGAtgtcttcctctttttcttcaccCTTACAAACCCTACCAAGCAGGGGAAACATAGGAaagggttcatgtccttccgggCTGCTCAGGGTCGGAAGATTTTCGGCTTGTTCGAAGATTCTTACCACGGGTTTAAGGACAAGTATTTTAAGGTCCGTCCGGCCAAAGGTCGTCACCCCTTTTGGTTGTCCCTGGAAGGGGTACGGCTCATCCCGACTTATTGGAGCTTCGGGGCAGGAGCCAATAGTTTTATTAAGGTAGTTTATAAAAACATGTCGGCAGAAGATCAGCAGATTGCCGAGGTGCTAAACGCAGTTTTTGGGAAGAACCCAGTAAACCCCCACCTCCTCATGGGTGATCGGGATTCCGGTCGTAATTACATTTGTGAGAAGCTTTTTACTTTACCCtttattctttttccttcttgttGGTATTATGTGACGACTAACCGACCTTCCGTGTTTTCCTACAGTGGATATGTCTGCGTCCGTGACGGGTCTTCCCGACTTGTTCCAGACTTTCCTCGGCGGCGGTGATGAGGAGAGTGACGAGCAACCTGCCCCCGAGGGACCTGATGCTCCGGAGGACAAAGACGTTCCCGAGCAGAAAGCCGCAACCGATGGGATCGGTACCTCGTCTCAGGGTGCCGCGGTCGAGAGTGGTAAGGCCGTCCATGCCTCCCCTGTCCACGAGGTGGTAGGAACTGATGGTTCTGTTCCTGGTCCGGACGTTGAGGTGGAAGAGGTCCCCAAcccaagaaaaagaaagaaggctTCCACGGCGTCGTCTAGCCCTGAGGGAGCCCTTACTGTTATGGAGAGGAATTTTAATGCAAGCGACTTCATAGATTCCCAGTTGATCCCTGGTACCGAGGAGTACTTCCAGGAGTCTTCTCTTGCCGCgcaggcgaggtggatgtaccgtACCCTTTTGCGCGGTGCCGTGATAGCCCGGAAGGCCGAGTTTGAGCTGACCGGGATGGAGTCCCTCCGCCGAAGGTTGGAATCTGCCGGGAGAGCAAATAGTGAACTAAAAGGTGAAGTTGAAACTCTCCGGCAGCAATTGACTCAATCTTCGGAAAAACTGGATGCTGCCGAGAAGAAGGCCACCACTGCCGAGCAGAAAGCTACTGCCGCCGAACAGAAGGCAACGGATGCCGAGAAGAAACTGAAAGAGTCGGTCGCGACGGTTGAACGTTTAACCGAGCGCGAAATGGCTCTGGAGGGTCAGGTCGGCGAGGCGCAAAAGCGCGTGGCCGAAGTTGAGAAAGAGAAGCAGGCCGTGGAGGCCGAACTGTCGACATGGAAGGCTAAGTACAAGGACGTCGTCAAACAGGGCAGGGGCGCGATCCTGGCTACCGAGGAAGCCCTTAAAGCACAAGTCAAAATTATTGCCCCTGAGTTCGATACGTCGGCGATTGGTGTCCGCAAGGTCATCCATGACGGCAAGGTTGTTGATGCCTCCACGAAATGACCCTTCAGTTCCTGTTTAGCCGCTTTCTTTTGACTTGTAAACTATTTTAGCCTTTGCCGTTTTTGGCTTTTGTGAACTATTTGATGTTAGCCGTTTTACTTTTGGCTCGTGAACAATGACCTTTTTGGTCGTTTGCCCGTGTTGTCGATATAAATCTTACTTATCTGAGTGCGTTATCATTTTTAACCGTTTTGGTTTATATCTGTCGTTTTCCGGCATGCTCGCGTTATCGTTCCCATTAACCGTTTTTGGTTTGAAGTCGCTTAGACCGGCGGCCCGTGGCCTTTCGTGTAGTTGTTTGTTACAACGGTGTTTGACGGcttcccggggtgatcagtcccgggtcGCACGTCGTTGTCAGTCGCGACAAGGTGATTTATCTGAAAAAATGGAGGTAAAATAGAATGGAGAATTTGCACAAGTGTATCTTATTCGGTATCCACGTAAAAGACTTGCAAGTTACTATGAAGTTCAAACGACAAATTAACTACTTAGCTAGATTAGTCGGCAGGTCGCTCCGTCCtctaggagtagaatcttctAAGGTTGTCCGCATTCCAAGTTCTCGGGACTTCCTTGCCGTCGAGCCTTTCTAGTTTGAATGCTCCTTTTCCCATCACTTTCTTGACTCTATATGGGCCTTCCCAGTTAGCCGCCAGCTTGCCTTCCCCGGGGGTCGGCAGGCCGATATCATTTCGCCTCAGGACGAGGTCGTTTGGCTCGAATTCCCTtttgagcactttggtgttgtagcgGAGCGCAACTCTTTGTTTTAGCGCCGTTTCTGTCAAGTGGGCCATTTCTCGGGCTTCTTCTATCAGGTCCTTTTCTACGGCTTCCTCCACCCCTTTCAAAAGAAGTCGTGGGCTCGGTTCTCCGATTTCTACGGGTATTACCGCGTCCACCCCGTACGTTAACCGGAAAGGGGTTTCCTTGGTGGAGGACTGCTCGGTCGTTCGGTAAGACCAGAGAACTGATGCCagctcgtcggcccaagcaccctttttgttgtccaacctcttctttagcCCTGAAAGGATAACCTTGTTGGCGGACTCCACTTGTCCGTTCGTCCGAGGGTGTTCTACCGAAGAGAACTTTTGCCTTATACCTAGGCCGTTGAGAAATTCTGTGAACTTTTTGTCGGCAAATTGTGTgccgttgtccgagatgacgactTCTGGTATCCCGAACCGtgttatcacctgcctccacatgaattttctgcaattggcagaggatatgctagccaatggttcggcttctatccatttggtaTAGTAATCAATTGCCACTATGAGATATTTGACCTGCCCAGGGCCGACGGGAAAGGGCCCCAAGAGGTCGATTCCCCACTGTGTGAACGGCCGGGAGGTCGTCAGCAAGCTCAACTCGTTTGTCGGTGCCTtggcaaagttggcgttctgtTGGCACTTTATGCACTTTTTGACAAACTCTTTGGAATCTGCCATCATCGACGGCCAGTAGTACCCAGCTCGGATCAACTTTCTTGCTAGGGCTTTTCCTCCGATGTGGTGCCCACAGCAGCCCTCGtggacttccctgaggacgtaGTCCGTTTGGTCGGGGTGCAGGCACTTCAGTAGGGGTTGGCTGAGCCCCTTTCTGAATAGCTGTCCTTGGATGACGGCGTATTTGGCCGCTTCCCTCCTTAATTTCACCGCTTCCTTTTCGTTAGCAGGGACTTGGCCGTGTTCTAGGTAGTTTgtgatggggtctagccatgaAGAACTTAGGGTTGTTGTGTGTAGTACAATTGCAGGTTCCCTTGTcatgccttggatgagagaccggTTTCCCTCCCCTGGCTTCGTGCTGGCTAACTTTGATAGGAGGTCTGCtcgtgtgttcctttctctgggtacatgctggaccgtgacctcgtcgaacttttggctcaagctcttgaccttttccaagtacttctgcAACAAGGGGTCCTTGGCTTGGTAGCTGCCGTTTACTTGGGAAGTGACGACTTGGGAATCGCTGCATACTTCCAGCCTTTTTGCGCCGACCTCTGCTGCTAGGGTCAAGCCTCCtatgagggcttcgtattctgcttggttgttcgagatgGGAAACTCGAATCTGACCGACTGTTCGTATACGACCCCGTTCGGACTTTCTAGGATGATCCCGGCTCCTCCGAaggtctggttggaggctccgtctacatggagcttccaccgtgtaccCATGTCTTCGCCTGGGTCTCCTGTTATTTCAACCAAAAAATCCGCCATGGCCtgcgccttgatggcttgccggggctcgtaccgtatgtcatattgggagagttcgatggaccaagtcatcattcttcccgccaGGTCGGGTTTTTGGAGAACTTGTCGGATCCCTTGGTCCGTTCTGACGACCACTTGGTGACTCTGGAAGTACTGTTTTAATCTCCTCGAGGAAGTCAGGAGTgctaaggctagcttttccaatTTGCTATATCTTAACTCTGCTCCTTGTAGGGCCCTGCTTATGAAGTAGACTGGTTGTTGGGTCCTCCCGTCTTCCCGCACTAGTACTGCGGCCAGGGCGTCGCTTGTTATAGCGAGGTACAGGTACAGTGGTTCCCCGTCCCTTGGCTTCCCGAGAACGGGAGGTGCCGCtaggatttccttgaagtgttgaaaggcttcttcgcacgcgggtgtccactcaaacgccatccctttcttcatgaggttgaAGAATGGCAGGGCCTTCGTCGCCGAGGCTCCGAGAAACCGGGAAAGTGATGTCAATCGCCCTGCCAACCTCTGGACATCCTTGACACAGCCTGGGCTCTTCATCTGAAGTATTGCctggcatttctccgggttggcttctacccctctctgagttatcataaatcccaggaatttgccggcttccatggcgaaggcgcacttgaggGGGTTCAGCCTCATACCATGTTGACGAAGGGACGCAAACACACTTGCCAGGTCGTTTAGGAGATCGTCGGGTCGTGTTGTTTTTGTcaggatgtcgtccacgtagacttcgaccgttttccctatgaggtcgtggaatatcctgttcatcagcctttgatatgtcgcccctgcatttttcaagccaaacggcattaccttgtagcagaaagttcctcctggcgttatgaacgccgttttgtcttcgtctggtcggtgcatcggtatctggttgtaaccggagtaggcgtccatgaaactcAGATACCGGTACCCCGCCGCGGCGTCGACGAGTGCATCTATGTTGGGGAGGGGGAAGcaatctttggggcatgctttgttgaggtcagagtagtccacgcacattctccatctGCCATTGTGTTTTTTCACCAATACCACGTTTGAGAGCCACGTCGAGTAGTCCACTTCTCGTATGaagcctgcttctaggaggccgGCCGTTTGCTTGGCTACCTCCTCTGCTCTTTTCGCCGATATCTTTCTCCTTCGTTGAGCCACTGGGCGTGCTTCCGGCTTGACGGCTAGGTGGTGTGTAATGATTTGTGGATcaatgcccggcatgtcggctggcGTCCATGCGAACAGGTCCTTGTTGGCCCTTATCATTTCAATCAAAGGCTCCTTCAACTCATGCGGGAGGTTCTTGTTAACGAATGTGAATCTTTCCCCTTCGTCACCGATGCTAAATTTCTCCAGGTCCCCTTCTGGTTCCGGCCTCGGGTTGTCCTCTACTCTGGCATCGAGGTCGGCTAGGAATACGCCGGATGCTTCCTTGGACTTCTTTCTGAGGGAAAGGCTGGCGTTGTCGCAGGCGACCGCCGTCTCGAGGTCTCCTCTTATGGTCCCTATGGATCCATCATCGGTGACGAACTTCATAACTAGTAGCTTGGTGTTGATTATGGCCTCAAAATCATTGATTGTCTTCCTTCCCAAGATGATATTGTAGGCTGTGGAGTCTCGGAGGATCACGAATTCGGCCATCGCCGATCTTCGGCCTTGCATCTGTCCTACCGAGATCGGTAGGGAAATGACTCCGTCtggtttgatgaagtggtcgcctaACCCGATAACCCCGTGCTGGTGGGTCGTCAGGTCGGCATCCTTCAGCCCCAGTGCGTCGAACACGTTtcggaacatgatgtttgagtCGGCCCCAGTGTCGACAAGGATccgtttgacgaggccggttcccactctggccgtgatgaccatgggaggGTTTTCCGGGGCGTCGCTGAACCATTGATCTTCTGGGCCGAAAGAAATGGACGGGGGTTTTTTGGTACTCTGCACTGGTGAAGATGAGATCGCCAGAACCTTGGCGTCTTTCTTGTGTGCCGACCGGGATTTTGGTGCAGTGTTCTTTGCCGTTACCACGTTTATCACCGTGAGGCCGTGGTCTCTGTCTTCAGGCTCTTGTCGCCGCTTGACCGGGCGTGTCTTGCCTTCCTCGTCCTGGTCGCGATAACGCCTTCTCGGCTCCCTGATGAGATGGGAGAacgctgccagctttccttcccttatcGCTTGCTCTAATGCATCCTTCAAGTCGAAACAGTCCTGCGTTTGGTGGCCATATCCCTTATGGTAATCACAATAAAGGTTCTTGTTTCCGCCTGTGCGGTCCTTGAGTGGTCGGGGCTTCGGGAGAATTCCTTTCTCCGCAATTTGTTGGTAGACTTCCATGATGGGAGGGTGAGTGGAGTGTAGTTAGTAAATTTCCCCACTCGAGGGAACGGTCTAGGTGCTTTGTTTGGCGCCTCCTCCCTGGCCTTTTCTTTCGCCCTCTCCGCGTCGCCACCGAACTGACGAGCCTGGCCGTAACCGGACTGCCGcttattggcagccacgactcggCTGACTTCTTCATCGTTTATGTATTCTTTGGCCACCGTTTGGATTTCATGCATCGTCCAAACCGGTTTCGTTGTAAGGTGCTTTCGGAAGTTCTCGTTAAGGAGGCCGTTCGTTAGGCAGAGACTGGCCACCGAATCGGTTAAGCCGTCGatttccaagcattcgtcgttgaaccgatctAAGTACCTCTTGGTCGGCTCTCCCTGTCTTTGGGTTACCCCGAGAAGGTTGATAGGATGCTTGGCCTTTGCTATTCGCGTTGTGAATTGAGCCAGGAATGCGCGGCTGATGTCTGAGAAATTGTAGATAGAACCTTGagggaggccgttaaaccattTGATCGCTGGTCCTGCTAAGGTCACCGGGAAGGCACGGCATCTCACTTCGTCGCCTACTCCCTCTAGATTCATCCTGGCCTCGAAGGCCGTCAGGTGTTCTAGAGGGTCTTGAGTtccgtcgtacctcatgtccgttggcttgtcgaagtgtttcggcaGCCGGACCTCGAGGATAGATCGGTGGAACGGGGTGGCGCCCATTATCACAGGTTGTCGTGTTCTTCCGTCTTCGCGACCTCTTGTCGCTCGATGGGTCGGTCTGCCTCGGGAGTAGATGATCGTGTCATTTCGTCTCCTCATTATGGGTGACTCCTCCCGCGAACTCTCTGCCTCCGTCCGCGGGCGGCTTCGGTAAGAGTCTTCCTCCTCGCTTCCGGGAGACGGGGTATAGCTCGGATCGGTAGAACGTCCGTCCCGCTCCCTGTCGGCAAGCTGCCGCTCCAGGTTCTGGACTCGGTGGCGCAGCtcttgcattattatggcgctatCGCCGCCTGTTCCTCCGAATGGTCGTGTCCCCGTGCGTCGATGGGGGGACCTTCGCCGCCCCCCTTGCGAGGCGACGGAGGCTGCCCCCTCCGCTCCGACAGCCCGGCCTTGGTCGCCAAGACCCAGTACAACTTCCATTTAGacgtccccacagacggcgccaatgttcgttAGTCGGCTTCTGAACAGGTCGGGTGGACAGAAGATGCAAAGGTGGATAGATGAGGGTGTCTTAGTCCTGGATGCACTGATCGAGGGTTTGCCGAGCTGGCGAGCACTTGAGTTGGTGAACGGAcgaggggggtgccacctgcaaagacactccgacgctcaagtcagaaatCGTACAAGCAGGGGGAGTGATGTAGAaagtgacgtacctcgggggaagagccaatcttccccttatatacatgtcagtagtgggccccttaCGTGACAGGCCCATATTCCCAAGGACGCTGTCCTGCAGCACGTGTGCGGTCCGTACAGGAAGTGTGTCCGGGTCGGTTGTAGGGCGCGTGCCCGGGTCGGGTGTTACATGGGTCGGGTCGGCCCAAAGCTGGTTCTGGGCCGGGCCGTAACATTTtctaagaaaaatatataaactaatatatataattaaatatataaaaattaatttgatgattaaaattttatgtttataaaatattttaataataataataataataataataataataacaataataataataatgcattaAAGTTTATTTCTTTTTGAAGGATCAACCTTTATGGACTAATAATTAACTAAAGAATAAAGTTCTACAATCAACtaaaatatttaatcaaattcaattaaattgTTATAACAATTTATTACATTAAAGTGTGCgcacttttcttttttcttctctttacACCTCTTATTCTGActcttcttgtttttcttttttttttttcaactttcTCTTTTATTATCATAATCGTTACCACTACTACCACCATCTCCAtctctttctcctcttcctcctcctccttcttttttaatttgaatttcttccttttttctctttttttcctcctcctcctctatcatcatcatcatcatcatcatcatcatcgtcgtCGTCTTCTTCTTATACATAAATAACATTGTTTATTCTCTTTCAAATTTTTGTACTTGTTCTTGTTAATTTCATTGTGTTATCTATAGATTTTTTCacttatttttatcaaaatttgtaAATCTGCAACTCAAGTCTTTATGAAATAAATTCTTAGTTCCATCACATCATTCAGTTGAAAATGTCGGTATTAGAGTGAAGATATTTTAGTGTTGTTGTTTAGAACTTTATGTGTTGTTTTATATATTAGATATGTCAtcgaaaaaggagaagagagacAAGTGTTGGTGCTGTTATGACTTGGGAATTGGAGAGTTGTGGTTGTCGGAGCCAGCGGCATGTATTGTGGTGGTGGTAGTGGGTTTAGAAAGGGTTTTGTTGTGGAAGAGAGGGAAAGAAGAGGGTTTAGAGATAtagttggtggtggtggagatGGCGCACGACAGTTGATGCGAGAGGAGAACAGAGAATCGAAAGTGAAGCAGCGGCCATGAGAAAATGTGTCGTCCTCCTCCATTACGCCACAGTAGGTCGTACTCTCTTGCGTCGCCGTCGCATGTGTCCTGCCTCCCTCGCCGGCGccgaaggaggaggaggaggaggaggatgaggaggaggagggatTGGTGGTGatttttgtaacaccctaattatcctaagccttacctcgcaTCGTAAAGCAAAtgttaatcaaaggttacgacAATTCTAAAGCtagtatgtatgtatatatatatatatatagagagagagagagagagagagagagagagagaaataatAATTCTAGAAACTCGATGAAGAAATAAGCTCAAAAACATAGTTTGAAAAGCGCAGAGCATTCACACGAAGCTACAAACTTAAGGCACAAGATGCACATACAGATATCAAgacatatatagatatataagaGCATAATAGTAAAAGATCTAGCCACAGcttgcggagtttaagccgactaGTTATATACAGACAATACAGAGTTTTTGAAAGTAAAACAACTTATACAATATTTCTCTCAAAGTAAGCCTCTAAGGCATAgataaatacaaaagtgagagatctacacaaaataaaccaaaagACTTCCAAAACATAGCAAGGATCCTCCACTTTGTCACCATcaagcaactcaccgaggtgggttgcgatctgcatctgaaaaataacaacaaaatatggtatgagaaccgaaggttctcagtatggtaatagTGCCCAATGATGTAAGATATGAGATTCCAGGACGCCAGAGGaaatcctagaacttcatatccatcacaagattcaagCTTAAACCATGAGTAAATTTAAAATGTTAACTTTAAAATCACAACGAAAAATGGTAATCTAACTTAGTGAATTTCTAATATAACGATTTTCcactgtcccacagccttctcCAGCCTAACCGCCATGCGATCCCATCACCACCTCCTTTCGAACCTCCTCAATCTTAGTAAAATACACAGATAATAACAAtgcaagtaaagcacaagtataAGCATGTATATCAAGTAATTCAATAAGTATTTAGGCATGTTAAACACTTAGGCAAACAATACAAGTCggcaaagcaaacaaacaaatagaatatgcacatgatgaatgcctgtcctatttggctgtgatatcacattgtcggttcaactgccaacccaacacatctccatggagatgtcgcCTTTCGATCACGAACATAGATACGGGAACCCCCCCACGGCTATAGTGTCGGGCACACTCATGGGATTCGAAAGGATGTGAGTGGTATAACACCCTATACCACACACCTAGGATGTAAAGCAGAGGTGGCGAGGcgctacgacctctaaaataaaacttatatatataatatagttgAAGAAGATTTATTCTAGGAGCCTTTGAAAAAAAGTTAGAAATCGAAAACAGCAAAACGAGAAGCGCAACACTCACACTACGTAAACGATAAACAGAAAAAAT
This window contains:
- the LOC130974412 gene encoding uncharacterized protein LOC130974412 yields the protein MADFLVEITGDPGEDMGTRWKLHVDGASNQTFGGAGIILESPNGVVYEQSVRFEFPISNNQAEYEALIGGLTLAAEVGAKRLEVCSDSQVVTSQVNGSYQAKDPLLQKYLEKVITRFGIPEVVISDNGTQFADKKFTEFLNGLGIRQKFSSVEHPRTNGQVESANKVILSGLKKRLDNKKGAWADELASVLWSYRTTEQSSTKETPFRLTYGVDAVIPVEIGEPSPRLLLKGVEEAVEKDLIEEAREMAHLTETALKQRVALRYNTKVLKREFEPNDLVLRRNDIGLPTPGEGKLAANWEGPYRVKKVMGKGAFKLERLDGKEVPRTWNADNLRRFYS
- the LOC130974413 gene encoding uncharacterized protein LOC130974413, which produces MEVVLGLGDQGRAVGAEGAASVASQGGRRRSPHRRTGTRPFGGTGGDSAIIMQELRHRVQNLERQLADRERDGRSTDPSYTPSPGSEEEDSYRSRPRTEAESSREESPIMRRRNDTIIYSRGRPTHRATRGREDGRTRQPVIMGATPFHRSILEVRLPKHFDKPTDMRYDGTQDPLEHLTAFEARMNLEGVGDEVRCRAFPVTLAGPAIKWFNGLPQGSIYNFSDISRAFLAQFTTRIAKAKHPINLLGVTQRQGEPTKRYLDRFNDECLEIDGLTDSVASLCLTNGLLNENFRKHLTTKPVWTMHEIQTVAKEYINDEEVSRVVAANKRQSGYGQALYQQIAEKGILPKPRPLKDRTGGNKNLYCDYHKGYGHQTQDCFDLKDALEQAIREGKLAAFSHLIREPRRRYRDQDEEGKTRPVKRRQEPEDRDHGLTVINVVTAKNTAPKSRSAHKKDAKVLAISSSPVQSTKKPPSISFGPEDQWFSDAPENPPMVITARVGTGLVKRILVDTGADSNIMFRNVFDALGLKDADLTTHQHGVIGLGDHFIKPDGVISLPISVGQMQGRRSAMAEFVILRDSTAYNIILGRKTINDFEAIINTKLLVMKFVTDDGSIGTIRGDLETAVACDNASLSLRKKSKEASGVFLADLDARVEDNPRPEPEGDLEKFSIGDEGERFTFVNKNLPHELKEPLIEMIRANKDLFAWTPADMPGIDPQIITHHLAVKPEARPVAQRRRKISAKRAEEVAKQTAGLLEAGFIREVDYSTWLSNVMHSSTPRRGTGI